One genomic segment of Besnoitia besnoiti strain Bb-Ger1 chromosome VII, whole genome shotgun sequence includes these proteins:
- a CDS encoding hypothetical protein (encoded by transcript BESB_080160), with translation MERPSRPAASPARGCGKASSSLSSARSSRCAQLARIAFEPRSSGACSCRPPSSFASLTDASSSSFWLLSSSHGCVGSPRLGSDRLRSSDGKRVLLAVACFLLGFFLSDRGLQSSPEAPNTLDVSLSAAASSWSWIGAVAQKPDDPTAAQTHDHAGNGVQRIGGPGHPLFAAKPGATEAAASAASSPSAPASPPLPPSGAAPGDDAQKASEASAEDASAKPEVDERQTPSAEARRGRLKDRPFSPEDFERLKQEAADEREASEAQKREGAAAPEAAPADGGDAPSKPSAAAAEEEPNGAPGVREASSREAEKANDAAASTDEDAELAAPTVPAAAENERNAEGAETRKEAPEAARDSPANKVEGDTKTEAERAAQEAEEAFGDSGKSAAAVAEGEANATEESGEQTEPPAPTINAEAAVRTPEQAEVAPEAFSAAAPGFAPAEASVNLETKEEREPSKPPPPAAAAAEDGGLREPHSGKAKKDGLAKKRNAAQRSPRRFGRQQQYAESTAPWQDKPATADAAEIAPAAGVPAPDATYAAQAETAQDAAYAAAEPATEYGGDAPPGGSVGRGEAASDSAENYYGGYAAASYVSGEAVPPAASYADLPEQEPVAAPVAPHAYASDAAKEASYPSWGEADPTAEPTYAADDFYSPPLPAASEGSAGTAPPSAAYASSPSAAYASSGEGEVGGERFASCREPQVLESTLEQHCDAWCTTEALKHWEGSRPVWASLHLSPVPSFLAELRTGLFVFFIRHRDTFQRLAATLEKEGRELGAFLAAQNRHFRDAYPNLWQALAWLLGLLLLSRLLTGEFLPRPTALLLCLGGRDGFCERRRRRKEEQRQREEVARAVVESLVQNPQIKWLLTQTKKTSFVCEKLKGSLVETQRGEKPLAGGKPFAGDDEDGARMHALLAAMQREQEQQRRLLQALQEEQKAENLRRQSQLELILSESKKQFDAATMQQAEYSLFFLQALGRVLCAVDPTFSPEEKEELEACVARSAAAMHQFFSGEEARPEDAEPLSVRGLEGCSALPAPTSLPADESLNQFLKAGMTPRGLLALAGHAGPTPFAAARAPGLQREERDGVTSMPQSAQSNHEEERKASGVSENAETSRHSSSSTGHVKQEGPRGVVPPNLFGGSPPSAPSPFSAAGVPAEVAPLPSQTPSFPSLSRPGSAESPQGLPSGLCASHGRAPAAAPQGLKDPFSSQPPCDDIEGGGSAGLPTRRVSSSSVVSAGGASTPTAASSPLPGGFASNGPATKGHAFPPAPAPSPAPNAPENAGPSPTFPPAPAPFAGPDGPSAPRGRSFSGDGGARDETLPQAGGERRAAEDERMNAMKSSLPNGTGPLGPLPPLGVAKPPLDGVPPPPMGVGARPQGRIVRERREPPKVQAATNPFGVPPPAAGTSHHASGMDI, from the exons gcttctttcgtcttcacATGGCTGCGTGGGTTCTCCACGCCTGGGAAGCGATCGCCTTCGTTCCTCCGACGGCAAGCGCGTGctgctcgcggtcgcctgctTTCTTCTCGGCTTTTTTCTCAGCGACCGCGGACTGCAGTCCTCGCCTGAGGCGCCGAACACTCTCGACGTTTCCctgtccgctgccgcctcgtcctgGAGCTGGATCGGAGCAGTGGCGCAAAAACCAGACGATCCG ACTGCCGCGCAAACACATGACCATGCAGGGAATGGAGTGCAGCGCATCGGCGGCCCCGGACACCCTCTTTTCGCCGCGAAGCCAGGCGCGACAGAGGCTgcggcttccgcggcctcgtctccttctgcgcctgcgtctcctcccctGCCGCCGTCCGGCGCTGCTCCCGGAGATGacgcgcagaaagcgagcgaggcttctgcagaggacgcctcTGCGAAACCCGAGGTCGACGAGCGCCAGACGccgtcggcggaggcgagacgcgggcggcTGAAGGACAGGCCGTTCTCACCAGAGGATTTCGAGCGACTGAAGCAAGAGGCAgccgacgagagagaggcgagcgaggcgcagaaacgcgagggcgcggcggctcctgaGGCCGCCCcggcagacggaggagacgctccCTCGAagccgtctgcagcagccgcggaagaagagccgAACGGAGCCCCCGGGGTTAGAGAGGCGTcctcgcgcgaagcagagaaggcgaacgacgcggcagcgtcgACCGACGAGGACGCTGAACTCGCGGCGCCCACCGTTCCCGCTGCGGCAGAGAACGAGCGGAACGCTgagggcgcagagactcGGAAGGAGGCACCCGAAGCAGCGCGTGATTCGCCAGCGAACAAGGTGGAGGGCGACACCAAAACCGAGGCAGAGCGAGCAGcccaggaggcggaggaagcttTTGGCGACAGCGGGAAgtcggctgctgctgtcgcagaaggcgaagcgaacGCCACGGAGGAAAGCGGTGAGCAGACGGAACCTCCTGCGCCCACCATAaacgccgaggcggctgtacgtacaccggaGCAGGCTGAAGTAGCGCCGGAGgctttctccgccgccgcgcctggatTTGCGCCGGCGGAAGCCTCTGTGAACTTGGAGACGAAAGAAGAACGTGAGCCGTCCAagccgccgccccctgccgcagcggccgcagaagacggcggcTTGAGAGAGCCGCACAGCGGCAAAGCGAAAAAGGACGGCCTCGCTAAGAAGCGaaacgcggcgcagagaagcccCCGACGCTTcggccggcagcagcagtACGCGGAGAGCACCGCGCCTTGGCAGGACAagcccgcgacggcggatGCAGCCGAAATCGCCCCTGCTGCAGGTGTACCTGCACCGGATGCAACCTACGCTGCTCAAGCAGAGACTGCGCAGGATGCCGCGTacgctgccgcggagcctGCGACGGAGTACGGCGGGgacgcgccgccaggcggTTCTGTGGggaggggcgaggccgcgagcgactCTGCGGAGAACTACTACGGCGGGTACGCGGCAGCGTCTTACGTCTCCGGCGAGGCGGTCCCGCCTGCTGCGAGCTACGCTGACCTGCCGGAGCAGGAgcctgtcgctgcgccggtCGCACCCCACGCGTACGCGTCGGACGCTGCGAAGGAGGCTTCTTACCCGAGTTGGGGCGAGGCGGATCCAACAGCTGAGCCGACTTACGCGGCAGACGATTTCTACAGTCCGCCACTGCCTGCGGCTTCTGAGGGGAGTGCGGGCACGGccccgccctcggcggcgtacgcgtcgtcgccgtccgccgcctaCGCGTCGTCTGGGGAGGGCGAAGTGGGCGGGGAGCGTTTCGCGTCGTGTCGAGAGCCTCAGGTTCTGGAGTCGACTCTGGAGCAGCACTGCGACGCGTGGTGCACCACGGAGGCGTTGAAGCACTGGGAGGGCTCTCGGCCGGTATGGGCATCGCTGCATCTGAGCCCCGTGCCTTCGTTcctcgcagagctgcgcacCGGCCTCTTTGTCTTCTTCATCCGCCACCGCGACACCTtccagcggctcgcggcgactctggagaaggaaggccgcgagctcggggccttcctcgcggcgcagaatCGCCATTTCCGGGACGCTTACCCGAACCTCTGGCAGGCGCTCGCCTGGCTCCTgggcctgctgctgctctcccGCCTGCTCACGGGCGAGTTCCTCCCGCGCCCTACTgccctccttctctgcctcggcggccgcgatgGATtctgcgagcggcgccggcggcggaaggaggaGCAAAGACAGCGCGAagaagtcgcgcgcgccgtcgtggAGAGTCTGGTGCAGAATCCGCAAATCAAGTGGCTGCTGACGCAGACCAAGAAGACCTCGTTCGTCTGCGAGAAGCTCAAGGGCTCACTCGTGGAGACGCAACGCGGCGAGAAGCCTCTTGCGGGCGGCAAGCCcttcgcgggcgacgacgaggacggcgcgcgtATGCATGCGCTCCTAGCCGCcatgcagagagagcaggagcagcagcggaggctcTTGCAGGCGCTCCAGGAGGAACAGAAGGCCGAAAACCTCCGCAGACAGTCCCAGCTCGAGCTGATTCTCTCCGAAAGCAAAAAACAATTTGATGCCGCGACCATGCAACAGGCAGAGTAcagtctcttcttcctgcaaGCACTGGG gCGCGTGCTGTGCGCCGTTGACCCTACGTTCTCTCCTGAGGAA AAGGAGGAGCTGGAGGCGTGCGTGGctcgaagcgcggcggcgatgcATCAGTTCTTCtcgggcgaagaggcgagaccggaagacgcggagccgcTCTCCGTGCGAGGCTTGgagggctgcagcgcgctgcccgcgcccaCGTCTCTGCCGGCGGACGAGTCGCTGAATCAGTTCCTCAAGGCTGGCATGactccgcgcggccttctcgcgctcgcgggtcACGCGGGTCCGACGCcgttcgcggccgcgcgcgcgcctggactccagagagaagagagagacggcgtgACGTCCATGCCGCAGTCCGCGCAGAGCAACCACGAAGAGGAGCGGAAGGCCAGCGGCGTCTCTGAGAACGCCGAGACCTCCaggcacagcagcagcagcaccggGCACGTCAAGCAGGAGGGCCCGCGGGGCGTCGTTCCCCCAA ATCTCTttggcggctcgccgccgtcggcgccgtcgccattCTCTGCCGCGGGGGTTCCGGCAGAGGTCGCGCCGCTTCCGTCGCAGACTCCGTCCTTtccttcgctgtcgcggcCGGGCTCTGCGGAGAGTCCGCAGGGGCTGCCGAGCGGCCTTTGCGCCTCTcacgggcgcgcgcctgcagcggccccCCAGGGCTTGAAAGAtcctttttcttcgcagcctcCCTGCGATGACATCGAAGGGGGAGGCTCCGCAGGACTcccgacgcgccgcgtcAGCTCCTCGAGCGTCGtgagcgccggcggggccTCCACACcgaccgccgcctcgtcgcccctccCGGGCGGCTTCGCATCCAACGGGCCCGCGACGAAGGGACACGCcttcccgccggcgcctgctccgtcgcccgcgccgaacGCGCCCGAGAACGCCGGGCCTTCACCCACGttcccgcccgcgcccgcccccttCGCGGGCCCCGACGGGCCAAGTGCCCCCCGGGGTCGCTCGTTCTCGGGTGACGGCGgggcgagagacgagacgctgccgcaagctggcggagagagacgcgcagcggaggaTGAGAGAATGAACGCCATGAAGAGCTCCCTGCCGAATG GGACAGGGCCGCTCgggcctcttccgccgctcggcgtcgcgaagccgccgctggacggcgtgcctccgccgccaatGGGCGTGGGCGCCCGCCCGCAGGGTCGCATCGTGCGCGAGCGAAG GGAGCCTCCGAAAGTCCAAGCGGCAACCAACCCGTTCGgcgtgcctccgccggcggccggcaCGTCTCATCATGCGTCGGGTATGGATATTTGA